One window of Magallana gigas chromosome 2, xbMagGiga1.1, whole genome shotgun sequence genomic DNA carries:
- the LOC105325853 gene encoding uncharacterized protein produces the protein MEKLGASVVIEHIESDKSENQTDSQDEGLSQKSECRRSTEEKLVKINVPLPNLNHQQIDTGATHLLILADTSGSMSGNPITQVKSALKDILDGALDQPSMVTNLILFNNEACTVNLDRTNYLSQVEKIKSGGGTNFSAAFEHVGNEMRKVRKKTDKKIEKTVIVFLTDGVDARLYGTKTVEQKWFQSLMASVENSAGRSSITIHAVGFSKEHHYEFLKKLTEQGTGEGMFRYCEPGDGPTVLRDKLQELFDFVLSNATSSMNVMVSIPGTNQILEGGTAKNSAIFTGEITKDEESGKSELGVDLWMLISDPDSTNLSVAVELTIMNKQGKPEKTFVPCEVTTTQRQIVRAEEKVVWNLKVLQRNSDVLLADIGKAICEKNVKENLSSRVDKLQDRLSQVPLFRKEFNKELREILKGHLDDIKKKIDQMRNVLAEYARGNTQSVQMLARAHDMRYQAKFSKSRRQRILDKRVAKNMPHLQSAQAQLDQIQLDREEIQRMSRSSTDFFVCTLSLNNIKDILLDSDKDDAIGFGLAVRRQEHVLDAPTLVELHSVSGTLVSRCAMLDALEYKINCEGQLRAHGGFDFSQPLGVTTIGQSREPINAWLPLYCTKQHWERVKVLLKPSLGYFCTLDPLGYDFQQMDVMFMILGSMVGELSDTKSNDQQLKMIFCFLRTCQACVQEFSLENKLTEAVRLFLTSPEDRFKHKLPNLYTMIGYVLSLPANTITQILDGEENLRKFWLAMVTECLRRAASRNLREINSNISHGLIDLILHGKKEKDLLEESPALTELVKLMLTESNNKDLPLTKVFDPREGLTIDDSMTKKYDEKLDQALEVWAQAELDIIRNKNQASKVNAARKAVEKWQHEGRAAVVVDPTAETESGVDDPCSLTQSKLQHLAMMLQIFSNQAKPNIQSFLGCMAFIKMWLGQSLDIDEMDKNDGLPPEKWIVMAKEAVKRVYSCANDQLKRFLNTDKDKEEDTLVVQGSVNDEVSLVSNSEETQTAQCNQSKDKSQGQNVNEDNDDVDDDDNDGESDDESDDLNEDMDDYYLASKPRKIVKDVKKHISLPVILTLIDPDLDVMQLTRLLMCQIILCHSNSKARAAVSSKLYIDFALKVDYKEELRKLDSLLIKMREEAIKDVMESVQNMRANYCMLHTPSMWSFIGYLMCTYKERGQGFSDLVSTIVDDNCQETYPLLSDKVRVMFLGKYNDHAVLAKGNVWIPDAKLSKKFATALGEEVWNDIEISVRSCVQLHVYRESDIPNRHGHCNSNPYIPNELRKKLGMPLL, from the exons ATGGAGAAGCTAGGGGCAAGTGTTGTGATAGAGCATATAGAATCAGACAAGTCGGAAAATCAAACAG ATTCACAAGATGAAGGTCTCTCCCAGAAATCAGAATGTAGGAGATCCACCGAAGAAAAGCTTGTAAAAATCAACGTACCTCTTCCGAATTTAAACCATCAACAGATTGATACTGGAGCGACCCACCTATTGATTTTAGCTGACACCAGTGGCTCCATGAGTGGGAACCCCATCACACAG GTGAAGTCTGCCCTCAAAGATATATTGGATGGAGCACTAGATCAGCCCAGCATGGTCACAAATTTAATCTTGTTTAACAACGAAGCTTGTACCGTGAATCTAGACAGAACAAATTATTTGAGTCAAGTTGAAAAGATTAAATCAGGTGGAGGAACTAATTTTTCAGCTGCTTTTGAACATGTTGGAAATGAAATGAGGAAAGTCAGAAAGAAAACAG ataaaaaaattgagaaaactGTGATTGTTTTCTTGACTGATGGAGTTGATGCTAGACTTTATGGAACAAAAACAGTGGAGCAAAAGTGGTTCCAGTCTCTGATGGCCAGTGTTGAAAATAGTGCAGGAAGAAGTTCAATCACAATTCATGCTGTTGGATTttcaaaag aaCACCACTATGAGTTCCTCAAGAAATTGACAGAACAAGGAACCGGGGAGGGCATGTTCCGCTATTGTGAGCCCGGTGATGGACCCACTGTCCTAAGGGACAAACTCCAGGAACTCTTCGACTTTGTGCTCAGCAA TGCCACCTCATCAATGAATGTGATGGTTTCTATACCTGGTACTAACCAGATTTTAGAAGGAGGAACAGCTAAAAACTCGGCCATATTTACAGGGGAGATAACTAAAGATGAAGAATCAg GAAAGTCAGAACTGGGAGTTGATTTATGGATGCTTATCAGTGACCCTGATTCCACAAATCTCTCCGTTGCGGTGGAATTGACAATAATGAACAAG cAAGGAAAGCCAGAAAAAACCTTTGTTCCATGTGAAGTTACCACAACCCAGAGACAAATTGTCAGAGCAGAAGAGAAGGTTGTGTGGAATCTGAAAGTGTTACAGAGAAACAGTGATGTTCTGTTGGCAGACATTGGGAAAGCCATCTGTGAGAAAAATG TGAAAGAAAACTTGTCGAGCAGAGTTGATAAGCTACAGGATAGGTTGTCCCAGGTGCCACTGTTCAGAAAGGAATTTAATAAAGAGCTGAGGGAGATTCTCAAGGGACATTTGGacgacatcaagaaaaag ATTGATCAGATGAGAAATGTCCTGGCTGAGTATGCTCGAGGAAATACTCAGTCTGTTCAGATGTTGGCTCGAGCCCATGACATGAGATATCAAGCAAAG ttttCAAAGTCTCGGAGACAGAGAATTCTGGATAAGCGAGTGGCAAAGAACATGCCTCATTTACAATCCGCCCAGGCTCAGCTGGATCAAATACAGTTAGATAGAGAGGAAATCCAACGGATGTCGAGGTCATCCACCGATTTCTTTGTCTGCACCCTATCTCTGAACAATATCAAGGACATTCTGTTGGATAGTGACAAGGATGATGCTATCGGGTTTGGTTTGGCCGTGCGCAGACAAGAACATGTACTGGATGCTCCTACTTTG GTAGAACTTCACTCAGTAAGTGGGACACTAGTGAGCAGATGTGCTATGTTGGATGCTCTTGAGTACAAGATCAACTGTGAAGGACAGCTGAGAGCTCACGGTGGATTTGATTTCAGCCAGCCACTAGGTGTCACCACTATTGGTCAGTCCCGGGAACCAATCAATGCCTGGCTCCCTCTGTACTGCACCAAGCAGCACTGGGAAAGGGTCAAG GTATTGCTGAAGCCTTCTCTTGGTTACTTCTGTACTTTGGATCCTCTGGGTTACGATTTCCAGCAGATGGACGTTATGTTCATGATCTTGGGGTCGATGGTTGGGGAGCTTTCTGATACAAAGTCCAATGACCAGCAACTGAAGATGATTTTCTGCTTCCTTCGAACTTGCCAAG CTTGTGTACAAGAGTTTTCCTTGGAGAACAAACTTACAGAGGCTGTCAGATTGTTCCTTACCTCCCCAGAAGACAGATTCAAACACAAACTGCCAAACCTGTACACTATGATTGGATATGTTCTATCACTGCCTGCTAATACTATCACACAAATACTAG ATGGAGAGGAGAacttgaggaaattctggcttGCTATGGTTACAGAGTGCTTAAGGAGAGCAGCATCTAGAAATCTGAGAGAAATCAACTCCAACATTAGCCATGGGTTGATTGATCTTATTTTACATGGAAAGAAAG AAAAGGACCTTTTGGAGGAGTCTCCAGCCCTAACGGAACTTGTGAAACTTATGTTGACTGAATCTAACAATAAAGACCTACCACTTACAAAAGTGTTTGATCCCCGGGAAGGCCTGACTATTGATGACAGCATGACAAAGAAATATGATGAAAAGCTGGATCAGGCCCTGGAAGTCTGGGCCCAAGCAGAACTGGATATAATCAGG aacaagaaCCAGGCAAGCAAAGTGAATGCAGCTAGAAAAGCAGTGGAGAAATGGCAGCATGAAGGACGGGCAGCGGTAGTGGTGGATCCAACAGCTGAAACAGAGAGTGGGGTGGATGATCCATGTTCACTGACTCAGTCAAAGTTACAGCACCTGGCAATG ATGTTACAGATTTTCTCCAATCAAGCCAAGCCAAATATACAGAGCTTCCTGGGCTGTATGGCATTTATTAAGATGTGGCTGGGACAGTCCTTGGACATTGATGAAATGGACAAAAATGATGGACTTCCTCCAGAGAAGTGGATTGTGATGGCCAAGGAAGCTGTGAAAAGGGTGTACAGCTGTGCAAATG ATCAATTAAAACGGTTTCTGAATACTGATAAAGACAAAGAGGAGGATACGCTAGTGGTTCAAGGAAGTGTGAATGATGAAGTTTCATTAGTCTCTAACTCAGAGGAGACTCAGACTGCTCAGTGTAACCAGTCAAAAGATAAAAGTCAAGGTCAGAATGTCAATGAAGATAATGATgatgttgatgatgatgataatgatggtGAAAGTGATGATGAAAGTGATGATTTGAATGAAGATATGGATGATTATTACCTTGCATCAAAACCCAGAAAGATTGTAAAGGATGTGAAAAAGCATATTTCTCTGCCTGTGATATTGACCTTGATTGACCCTGACCTAGATGTCATGCAGTTGACACGATTACTGATGTGTCAAATTATCCTCTGTCATAGCAACAGCAAAGCAAGAGCAGCTGTATCAAGCAAGCTGTATATTGATTTTGCCTTAAAAG TTGATTATAAAGAAGAGCTCAGAAAACTAGATTCACTTCTAATAAAAATGAGAGAAGAAGCCATAAAGGATGTAATGGAATCCGTACAAAATATGAGAGCCAACTACTGTATGCTGCATACTCCTTCCATGTGGTCATTTATAG GTTATTTGATGTGTACATACAAGGAGAGAGGCCAGGGATTCAGTGACTTAGTCTCCACCATTGTGGATGACAACTGTCAGGAGACTTATCCACTTCTGTCGGACAAAGTCAGAGTTATGTTCCTTGGAAAATATAATGACCATGCTGTTCTGGCCAAAGGAAATGTATGGATCCCTGATGCTAAATTGTCGAAGAAATTTGCTACTGCTCTAGGAGAAGAG GTTTGGAATGATATCGAGATATCTGTCCGGTCCTGTGTTCAGCTCCATGTTTACCGTGAATCTGACATCCCAAACAGACACGGCCATTGTAACTCTAATCCTTATATTCCTAATGAATTAAGGAAAAAACTAGGAATGCCACTGCTTTGA